The stretch of DNA CAACTGGAAAAGTCTTTTCCTTCCTTGGTTTCCGGTGTAAGAGGGAAGCCTTTGGTTACAACCAGAATTATTTGCCATTGGCAGGACAGGCTCGGCTTTGCTTTGCGTTAGCTTGGTTACTGTACAAGGGCAAGGTTGAACTGCGGAGAGATGCTCTGCCCAGCTAGATTGCCCTTTTGACATCTGGGAGTTTTAACAGAGTGGATGCTTGAATTACATCCGGGATCCTCGCTCTTGAAGAATCTGAAAAAGAGAGTCATTATAAATAATTTGGACAAGTTTAGATGCAAAAGTTCATGTATAgagtccttgtttttttcttttttttttttgtagaggaAGGAAAAATAGACTAATGAGAGGAGAGTTAGTTGCTGGCTTTTATGCTACCATAATGAATGACAGGTTGATTAAAGCTGATAAAGTCCCTTCTCTAGAAATCCTGCTTAGTGGCTTGCAAGGAGTTAAGAATGCCCTCTTTTGTTGCCATCCTGGGGAAAGAGCTGACTGAAGGAAGAGTGTTGGGTTCTCCCTGCAGCATCCATCAGTTAGTGTGACCAAATTCAAGGGCCTTTGCTATACTGTCCTTCGTCTACCTTTTTCCTCTTTGTCTTAATTTGAAGTGTACACAGAGCCCTTCCTTCTGGTAGCTTTGTCCTACAGTAAAATAGGAAATCTAAGAGGAGAAAGTCATGAAAAAGTAGGAAATAGGAAAGCTGGTACAGAGAACTGTTACTGCAAACTATGGCTCTGCTAGCATAGGAATGGTGGGTttggtgtttttatttgtttttatttggtttttttttgcatagGTGAATTGAAGTCAATACACCTGAGCAGGTTTCTTACCTTTGCCTTCTCGCTGGGCTCTATGACAATGCCGTTGGTAGAGTTGTTGAGCTCCCTGGACACAACGCAGAGGAATTCTGCCTGGTCTTCATTTCCATAGTTATAGGAAGATCCAATGCTGATCAGCTGCGACAGGAGGTAGCCAAGGTAAGGAGGATTCTATCAAGAAATCTCGACTTTTGCTTTATTCTTATAATTGCTTTGTGAGGTACGATTGTCTGGTGAGACCTGTTCTGATCTGAAGCGTCAGTAGGCCAAATCTCTCCTGGGTATTCTCCTGTTTTACAGGCTTTCCTGTGTGTGTTCGTGAGGCAGAGACCAGACAAGCTCCAGAGCCCTCTAGTGGCACCAGCAGCCCCAGGAAGAAATCCCAGCCTGAAAATGTAATGCTGAATGCAAAGCATTTTCCATGCCCCATGAGGGCAGAAAAAGGGAAAACGCACCAGGTTTTGCAATATATAATATACAGCTAATTTACATAAGGACCAGGCAACATAGCCTCTGTGGATTAGGAACTTCTTGGTTCAGACTATATGCCTATGTTGAATTCAGCTCTGAACTCGCCTTCTGACTTTGCATAAAAACTGGAGAGACAACTCCTTACTGCAGACAGATGTTAGATTAACTATGGGACATGTGGCAAACTGGCACCATCTTTTATATAGATGCTGTCAAGATGAAGTTTGATATCTGTATAAATGGTATTATATTACATTACTGTTGTGATGAGGAGTCTGGACTAGACCCAAGAAATCCCATCTGTCCCATATTTATCGTTATTACATTAAAAGgatgtcctggagggcagagctAATTTGTCATTTACAACTCAGTCCTGCTTTCCAAATAGCAAATCTAAGTAATCTGAAGAAAGCCCTGTGAACCTTACCAACTGCGTATATTTAGGGAACTTTAATATGCAGTGTGTACCCCAATTTCCATGTCCTAAGGGCTTTTAAAGGAGACACCTTTGTATTTATATATGACAGATATGTCTCAGACTGTCTACATTCTTCCTAGACAGATGATTATCTGTATGGTCACACTGCAGCTGCAGGAAGACTGGGGGCTGTCACACTGACTTCTAGTACTGTTAATAGTTTTTGATGTTTGTGCTGAGGGCAAAAGACAAACTCAAGATAggaacaactcccccccccccccccgactgccTGAGACATTTCAACGCTACACTTTACGCCACAATTTACTGAATGTATACAAAATATCTTTTGATGAAAATAGTAGCTTTCCAGCCTATTAGAGTGAAATGTAGGTATACAGGAGAATGGATTTCCTTTTGAGAGAACAAATTTCTATTCTATCCTTAACTTATGCAGGACTCGATGCTACAAGGCAGAGAATCTGAAAGGCTCCATATTCCTCTGAAGACCCATGCCTGACAGAGGTAATGAGGCTGCAACAGCTTTTGCCACTTCTGGCTTTCCTACGGGTTTCTGAACCActgtcttttaaattttgtgatgTGATTGGATCCAGAGAGCTTGCTAAAGGAATATTCATGCTGTTCAATCACTGGTGTCCAGGCTAAGATTTAGCAATAGGCTTTTTGTCCCTGTTATATGGTATGTTAGCATGTTTCCTAACATATCTCAGCATGCAAAGTCATTTGACTTTTGGGAAGGGGCAGAAGTCATGCTGAGCTGTGCATTTGGGGAAAGGCCTTGACAACAGGCTGCAGCTAAAGTATGCCTCCTTGCAGTGCCCACTTCAGTGTGGGACACATCTCCTTGCTGCAGCATAGTACCATTGCTGTTTTCCTCTCTATGATCCAGCTTGGACCATCGCAGAGCTGGAGAGGCTGTACTGCTGAGTGAGGTTTAGCCCTGGTTAGACTTGGTGCCTTTGGGGGTGTTTGAGCTGAATGGAAGTCCCAGGGGAGGACAAGAACAGGATCCCGATAGCAGGAGCATGCTGGAGTGGGATGTGTAGGAAATTCTCCTGGTGCCTGCTGCGTACCAGAGGaaggaggctggcagggacctcaaAGACTGAAtggcagagggagggaaaaggaagggagCGTACAACATTTGCTTATAACTAGTATCTTGACCCTACAGTTAGTTATAGATTTGAAAAGCCAGACTAGGGAAGAGGTGAGGGGGCAGATTCCTGGGTAGAGCACTGCCTTACAGCTCTTTGCTTTTGGCTGGAGGGTATATGTGCTGGTGTCAAAGACAGCACCTGTTAAGTAAACTTTTGGAAAGCAAAACTGCATGTTGGTAAACAGCATTTCCATAAAGCAGCTAGCAGCTCTTGGTCATATGAAAGTTTCCCTAGCTGGCTCAGGGGACAAGGCTGTTCTGCTCTCTCTCCACTATGCAATAGGAGTTTTCAGGCATTACAGAACAGAGCTGTAGTTGAACAAGTGACAAGTGAAGAATCTGTGCTGTTGCTAATCCTATGAATCATTTGGTGTCAGCACATTTCCCACAGAATCCACTTGTACTGAAGCTGGACTCACCGGGAAGACAGCAGAGCTGTAATCCATGGAGCCTATTCCGCAGTTTCTTAATATAGCACAAACACACAAGCCAGCTGGTTTCCAGTTCTCTGTCCTCCTAAATAAGAGGACTGTATTCCAGAAACCAAATCTGGAACTAATGCCATATGCAACTTCACTGACACCTAGCCTTGAAACTGGCAGCATTACAAAGGCATCTGCAGGAAGGGTATTTCTCACGTCACTCAACACCTCTTTAGTAGACGCAGCAGTCATGCCTTTGAGCTCTGAAAAGTCATGTTGTGTTTCTTCATGGCTCCCTTAATTGCCCTGGATAGAACTGTTGCACTTGGGTCTGGGCATGTGATGAAATGTGGGAGAAGGGCAGAACTACTGAGATTTGACAAGAATACAAGAAGTcccaagagaaaatgaaatatctcTTGAAGGGGTTTGAGCGACTTCTGTGTTTCCCTGCCAGTTTTTCCACATAAATGGACTGCTGCTCAATTCAGACTGCTTACTCAGAAAAGAGCAGTGTGAAGTACAATGAAACAGCAATCTCAGCTTATTTCATATGCTGCTTCCAAAGGGATTCTGCTGTTGGTCAGAGACACGCTCTTTGGTAACAGTACCTGTTCAAATTTCCACCCATCGGACATAGTGGACACCATCTGTGTGAGCTCTTCCTCTTGGCACTGCAGGACTCTGTACACATGCTTCACGGGTCCCTACAgcatggagaagaaaaacaatcaGGAATTTAATGACTGTTGTACTAGTATCAAGATAGGAAATCAATTAGCCTCTCATGGGGTCTTCTGTTCTATTTTGTCATTATTTGAGAAATCTGAATGCTGCAGAATTTGAAGTTTCATTCCTTCCAACCATCCAACTGATTCTAAAACAAGTACATGAGGTGGGTACACATCATCTTCTAGAGACTTAAGTGCCACTGAAACCAAAACCCCTTTGGCTTTCAAAGCTATTTActgttttttgaaaatgtttctcttccaaaATTCAATCTACTGTGCTTTTGTTAATATCTGCTTAGCAGTAATTGCACAAAGATATCAAGTGAAGAGAATGGTCTGGAGAAGGATGAGTTATGTCTAATCATAATAGGAAAACTGAACAGAACATCTGCAGATTGCTTGGGTAGaccttattttttcagttatttctttACATTTCTTTACTATAGATTTGGCTCTAAGGAGAGAGTTGCCCAAGGATATGGGACATGCCATAACAAGGCAAATCTTACACAGCAGGAACTCCCAGAGTTTATGAATGTTCCTGCCACTCCAGCACCTGTTCACTTCCTTGTCAACcacaaagcaaatgaaaagccCTGAGAGGAAACTCTGTTCTCTGAGTAGGAGCGACCCACCCATGATATCTCACATCAGTCAGATTGTTGAACTATTCTTTACCTCCCAAAGCAGCATGCTTTTCTTAAAGGGTCCAGGGAGCAAAGATGAGTAATTTAAATTTAACTGTTCATTGCTTTTCCCTTCAGTACGGAAAAGACGACTCAATGGCCTGTGCTTATAAAACCACAGTGGATAGTCTTTCTTGGCTGTGCCTTGGATTCACTTAGTACTGATTCCCATTGTTTAAAACTAAACTGAAGAACTGCTACAAGAAGTAAATGCCTCCTACAGCAATACATGTCCTTCTACTATACTGCTGAAAATGAATGACTTCATAACTGAAATTTTTATGTGCATTACTTGAGAGGTTCTGTTCTCGTTATCCCGTATCCGCTCCTTCACCAGCCGCACAAGAGATGCGATATtgtaaaactctgcttcttccagTACCCCTAAGAAAGGAAccaaaaacagagacagaaattCTGTTAGTATACAATGTAGAATGAAGATGATTTTGCTACAGGGATACACCTGCTACTGACTCCAAATCTAGCCCACATGTGAGACAGTCCCTGGATCCTGAATAAACTGCACCACTGATCTCACCCACCCAgactgaaagaaaatgatctgTCTCATCTAGCTGTCAGTTCCTTTTGTGACCTCTGGGATACTTCAGAAAGATTATTCCCCTTTCCATGGGATTATCCAAAACTTTGTGGTACAATCTCTACATTGTTCCCTCAGCCCCATTAAGGGGGAAGTCACCAAAGCCTCTTGCTAAAGAGGACTGCAGTCTGCAgcggggagaagaaatattgttcTAGCAGATCTTTTGCTAAGCGGAACAGCGATGGCTTGTGTTACAAGCTGGAGGCCTCTGCTTCCAGGACTGTACAGAATCTAATGATTTAGTCCCCATTAGCGAGCGTCCTTCTGGGAAACTAACAATAAACAACATTCCTCGCAAATGTAGCTTACTCACTGTTGCATACTGCCAGATCAGGAACCCCATGAACTCGGACGAGTTTCTGATAAGGGCTGTCAGAGGCCTCTATTAAACAGCACTTGCAGCTCttcctctgtatttttttccttaccttCTTCTGCAAGCTCCTTGTTTATGATAAGTTTCCCATGTCGGAGGTAGTTCAGTATCGGACCAAAATATGTGGGATCTCTATCGATGAGATACGCCCCTGTCTCATCCTGGTTAaacagtaccaaaaaaaaaaaaaaaaagttgaaaatgatAAACTGAACAGTTTCTCTGTGAGAACCTGAATTACTTCTGCCTATAAGGCAAAAAAAGGGTGCACTAGTGACACCATGCTTAAACCAATCTTTCTTTTTATGTGAACTAAACTGCAAATGTTGCAGCTCACTAATGCTGGCAGATGCCTCAAATTAAGCCCTTCTAGAAACAGTTTAGATATATTTAGAGAAAAGCAGGACTTAGCAGTTTTTCCTCActgcagtaataaaaaacaaaagccagCAATCTTGTCCTGTCTGTATTTGTTTTCCAAACTAGTTCAATTAGGAGACTCTCTgaggaaattaagaaaaacttaaaaataaaatcttactgCAAAAGGTAGAAAAGCTTACATCTCCTTAGGACAGCATTTGGATTTCCAGTCCAGGCTAACAGCCTCTGACAGTTAAAGCAGCTCTTTAGTTTTCTGCTACCGAAAATGCCCATTGCAACACACAGGCCATCGCTCTGAAGCATCTCTGACAGGCTGGCGTACAACAAATATTGTCATCAAATCATCAACAACTCACAACCAAAAGCATCTCTCGAATCAGCTTTGAAGTGCTGACAAACACTGTATGGAAGTCTTTCACATCACTtccttatattatttttaaagcaatgtatGTCCTGCCAAAGCAGTctgtttaaaacaataaaaacctgTAGGATCTTCTGAAATGTCATCTCCTCTACTCACTAACTGATGTGGGGAATGTTACTTTGATCACAAGCAGGATTTAACTTCTGATTAAACTCTTATCTGAGTGGGAAGAGACCTAAACAATTTTCAGTTTAGCCTATCTACAAACGATTTACAAGACCATGTACAGTGGATCCTATAGAAAGCCTGTGATTACATGCGTAACTATGTGTTTGCAAAATGCTGATGATAAATTGCAGCGACTCCAAAACTATCAGGCAAAGTAAAGAACATGCACTGCTCTCTTTCATGAGAGAGCAAAAGAGAATATAAAGAAAACATAAGGATGAGCTGTCACTTGGCTGGAAGGGACAGCTATTTCTCATCCCCAGGGTGAGAAATCATTACGATTCCCGCTTCTAGGAAAGTTTCTTTCTAATTCACTTTCTGCTATAAGTAATCGCTGTGGGAAGGTGTTGGTTTGCTTCTAGAGGAAAGTCATGCCAGAGAGGGAGGCGGAGGACAAAATTGGTGTCTGCAACACTGGGGTGTTACAGCTACAGTGGGAAGATATGGAGATGATGAAAGTGTCTAACTCCCATTCTCGGGGATGCTGCCAGAGCTGTGGCCACGTGATGGCATGCGAAGGATGAGGAGATGGTATGTGTCAGAGCAACCTGTGTCcctgtcccgggggggggggggggggggggagcgagaccCGCTCTGGGTGGAAGCAGTGCAGTCCCCCATCCTGCCCATGCAGGGGGTCAGGGGCACTGGCCCTGGGGACAGCGGGAATTGGAGCTGCTGCAGGGACCAGTCTACCCACACTGCGGGGTCAGGGGCTGCCATGGGGGCCATCCTGGCCATGCAGTGTGGTCAGGGGGTGCTGGCCCGGGAACTAGGGCCACCATTCCGACCACGCAATGGAGTCAGGGGATGCTGTGGGGGCCATCCCAGCCACGCAGCGGGGTCAGGGGATGCTGGCTCCAGGGATGCCGGGAACTAGGGCCGCCATCCCAGCCACGCAGCGGGGTCAGGGGATGCTGGCTCCAGAGATGCCGGGAACTAGGGCCACCATCCCAGCCACGCAGTGGGAGCACGGGATGCTGTGGGGGCCATCCCAGCATGCAGGGGGATCAGGGGATGCTGGCCCCAGGGACCCTGGGAACCGGGGCCACCATCCTGGTCATGCAATGGGGGCAGGGGATGCTGTAGGGGCCATCCCAGCATGCAGGGGGATAGGGGGATGCTGGCCCCAAGCACAccgggcccggggctgccgcccAGCCATGCAGTGGGGTCGGGCAGTGCTGGCCCGGGGACACCGGGCCCCGGGGCGACCCTCCGGGCCCCGCAGCGAGCCGCGGTGCTGCCGCCGGGGGctgcgccggcgccgggaggggCGGACGCCGCGCGGGCCCGAGGCCAGGCGGGCTCGGGACGGGGGGCCGGAGCCCCGGCGCGGCCTCACCTTGTCGGAGCCGAGCTCGGGCCCGTCCTGGCAGCAGAGGCGGCACAGGAAGGACTTGGGCTCGCGGCACAGCGTCTGCCGGGTGCTCACGAAGTACGTGCCGCCCACGTTGAGGCGCACCCACTTGGAGGcagcgggcggccgggccgcgccgggcgacGACAGCCCCCCACCGgagccggccgcggcggccgagCGGGGGCtgggcggccccgggcccccccccggccccgggctgggcGTGCGGCCCTGCGGCGGcccgtccgccgccgccgccagctccgCCATGGTGGCCCCGGCGGCCTCGCTcagcggcgcgggcagcgcccCCGGGCCGCCATCACCGCCCTGGGCCCAgcaccgcccccgccccgccccgccccgcggcgcttcCGGCGCGGCGAGCGCttccggggcagcggcggcggcggggcggggccgccgcccccgccctgAGACCCCCGGCAGCGGTGACAGcgcggccggcggaggggagagCGGGAAGCCGGAAGCCTCCGGGGAACGGGGCTGCGCGACAGCCGTGGCCCCGCGATGCCGCGTCGCGGCGGGCGGGAAAGAAGCGGCAACCGGCGggggcagggcgccgggcagcACTTCCGGGCGGCGGGGTGAAGAGGGCGGAAGAGGGGAAGAGAAGCCTTCCGGGGAGAGGCTGCCCTCTGATTGGTCAGTGCGGGTGGGACTTCCGGCGGCTCGCGTCAACCGCAGGGTGACGGTTGTGGCGGTCAGTGAAGGTGAGGGGGGGAGGAACGGCCGGGCCTGGCCGGGGGGAGGCAGGCTGGGGGGCCGGCGAGGGGGAGCCGGGGTGAGGGGGAACAGGCCTTAGgaccgggggagccgggggggacaCGGGCCATCGGGCTGGAGGGGCGGATGGGCCATAGGGCCGGTGAGGGCCTGTGGGGCGAATGGGTCATGGggcctgggtggggggggggggcgttggggaggggggggaatcgaGGCCCTGGGGGTACCGAGGGGGGATCCGGGCCCTGGGAATGCCCGAGGTGGGGAAGAGGGTCCGAGGCCCCCGGGGCGGCTGGGCTGGGGACCCTGGTGCAGCCCAGCTCCCGGGAGCGGTGCCCCCATgtcccactgccccagc from Apteryx mantelli isolate bAptMan1 chromosome 19, bAptMan1.hap1, whole genome shotgun sequence encodes:
- the KCTD2 gene encoding BTB/POZ domain-containing protein KCTD2, translating into MAELAAAADGPPQGRTPSPGPGGGPGPPSPRSAAAAGSGGGLSSPGAARPPAASKWVRLNVGGTYFVSTRQTLCREPKSFLCRLCCQDGPELGSDKDETGAYLIDRDPTYFGPILNYLRHGKLIINKELAEEGVLEEAEFYNIASLVRLVKERIRDNENRTSQGPVKHVYRVLQCQEEELTQMVSTMSDGWKFEQLISIGSSYNYGNEDQAEFLCVVSRELNNSTNGIVIEPSEKAKILQERGSRM